The DNA window AACCAGCGGGCCAGGTCGGTCGGGCGGTCGACCCGGTCGGTCAGCGTGCCGCCGCGCACCGAGACCTTGTAGATCAGCCGGTCGGTGTGGATGGTGATGCCCCGCTCCGGCAGCGCCCGCATGTCGGCGAGCACGTCGTCCAGGCCGGACACGGCCACCGAGAGGCCCGTCTCGGCGGCGGTCTCCCGGACGACGGTGTGGTTCGGGTCCTCGCCGTGGTCGACGGCCCCACCGGGCAGGGACCACGTGCCCGGGGTGCCGGAGCGCCCCGACGCGCGTACCAGTAGCACTCGGCCGGCCGAATCAGCACAAACTGCGTATGCCGCGATTCTGCGGAGCGGCTCCAGCATGGTGGTCACGGGGCCAAATTCTCCCCCGCGCGCGTTTCGTCCATCGAAAAGAGTCAGATTCCTGACCGAACGCTGGATCATCAGGGGTCGATCAGGGTAGGGATCCGGGCGCTCACCGAGGTCGCCGCGGCGCCGCGCACGGACCGTGGAGGCATGACCTCGACCAACAGCCACCAGGCCCCGTACAAGCAGCTCCGCCGCCCCACCACCGACCGGATGGTGGCCGGGGTGGCCAGCGGCCTCGGCCGCTACTTCGGAGTCGACCCCACCCTGGTCCGGGTGGTCTTCGCCGTCGCGACGCTGGTCACCGGCGGGATCGCCGCGCTCGCGTACCCGATCATGTGGTTCCTGATGCCGGAGGAGCCGGCCTGCGCGCCGGCCTGGCCGCACCCGGCGGACCCCGCGACGCGGCCCACGGCGTACGCCCCGCAGCCGGACTACCCGCCGGCCCCGCCGACGTCCGGACCGGTGCCGCCGACCGCCGGGTGAGGCGGCCGGGGCGGCGTCACTCCCACTCGATGGTGCCCGGCGGCTTGCTGGTGACGTCCAGGACCACCCGGTTCACCTCGGCCACCTCGTTGGTGATCCGGGTGGAGATCCTGGCCACCACGTCGTACGGCAGCCGGGACCAGTCGGCGGTCATCGCGTCCTCGCTGGAGACCGGGCGCAGCACCACCGGGTGGCCGTACGTACGGCCGTCGCCCTGCACGCCCACGCTGCGGACGTCGGCCAGGAGCACCACCGGGAACTGCCAGACGCCCCGGTCCAGGCCGGCGGCGCTCAACTCCTCCCGGGCGATCAGGTCGGCCTTGCGGAGCACGTCGAGCCGCTCCCGGTCGACCGCGCCGATGATCCGGATGGCCAGGCCGGGGCCCGGGAACGGGTGCCGCCAGACCATCGCCTCGGGCAGGCCCAACTGCAGCCCGAGCGCGCGGACCTCGTCCTTGAACAGCGTGCGCAGCGGCTCGACCAGGGCGAACCTCAGGTCCTCGGGCAGGCCGCCGACGTTGTGGTGGCTCTTGATGTTGGCGGTGCCGGTGCCGCCGCCGGACTCGACCACGTCCGGGTAGAGGGTGCCCTGCACCAGGAACTCGACGTCGCCGTGCGCGGCGATCTCCCGGGCGGCGGCCTCGAAGACCCGGATGAACTCCCGGCCGATGATCTTGCGCTTCTGCTCCGGGTCGGTCACCCCGGCCAGGGCCCCGAGGAAGCGCTCCTGCGCGTCGACCACCTTGAGCTTGATGCCGGTGGCGGCGACGTAGTCCTTCTCCACCTGCTCGGCCTCGCCGGCCCGCAGCAGTCCGTGGTCGACGAAGACGCAGGTGAGCTGGTCGCCGACCGCCCTGTGCACCAGCGCGGCGGCGACGGCGGAGTCCACCCCGCCGGACAGGCCGCAGATGACCTCCTTGTCGCCGACCTGCTCGCGGACGCGGGCCACCTGCTCCTCGATGATGTTCTCGGGCGTCCAGGTGGGCTCGATGCCGGCGATGTCGTACAGGAACCGGGTGAGCATCTCCTGGCCGTGCGCGGTGTGCCCGACCTCGGGGTGGAACTGCACCCCGGCCCGGCGGCCGGCCAGGTCCTCGAACGCGGCCACCGGAGCGCCGGCCGACTCGGCGGTGACGGTGAATCCGGCGGGGGCCTCGGTGACGCAGTCGCCGTGGCTCATCCAGACCGGCAGGTCGTCCGGCAGCTCACGGAGCAGCACGCCGGCGTCGGCGCGGGGGCGCAGCGGGGTGCCGCCGTACTCCCGGTTGCCGGTGCGGGCGACCGTGCCGCCGAGCGCCTGGGCCATCGCCTGGAAGCCGTAGCAGATGCCGAAGACCGGCACGTCCGCGGTGAACACCCCGGCGTCGATCTGCGGGGCGCCCGGGGCGTAGACGCTGGCCGGACCGCCGGACAGGATGATCGCGGCCGGGTTCTTCGCCAGCATCTCGGCGACCGGCATCGAGTGCGGGACGATCTCCGAGTAGACCTTCGCCTCGCGCACCCGGCGCGCGATGAGCTGGGCGTACTGGGCTCCGAAGTCCACCACGAGGACAGGGCGAGGCGTGCTCATGTGCAGAAAGCCTACCCACAGTCACCGCACCCCCGGGCAGCGGCCGGCCCTTCCGGCGCCGGACCGGTGCGAGCGGGACCTCTCATCCACCTCGGGCGTCGACAGGGGGCCCTTCCTCACCGCAACGCGGCGGGAGCGTGCGCGGGGACGGCCGGGCGCCGCCGACCCCGGCGCCGGACAGCACCAGCACCCCGCCGGCCCGCCGGTCGGCGGAGCGGAGCAGGTCGATCCGTTGCAGCCCGTAGCAGCCGAGCCTCGGCGCCCACAGGAACCGCCGCAGCCGCCAGGCGCCGGGAACTCGTCGTCGGCGAAGCGCCGCCCGGCCTCCAGCACGCCGACCGAGTATCCCTTCTCGGCGAGTCGGAGCGCGGTGACGCTGCCGCCGAAACCGGAGCCGATGACGAGCACGTCGTACCGCATGGACGCATCATTACCGACGAGTAGCTCTCGCGCCACAGGCAGTTCTCGCGGGATCATCCACGCACGACTCCGGCCGGGAGCCCGGCCCGCCCCGACGAGCGCGCCGGTGCCGGGGCGGCAAGCGGCGTCTCCGCCGGAGCGTGGCACGGGCGGGGGTGGGGAACATGGTTCGACGTACGGGACCTCGCCGGCGGTGGCGGCTGGTTCTGGCCGTCCTCGCGGCGGTCGCCCTGGTGACGGGCGGCGCGACCGTGGCCGCCCGGCTCGTCGCCGATCACGAGCCGCGGCCCGGGGCCACCCCGGTCACCGCCGCGCCCACACCGTCCGCCGCCGAGCCGAGCCCGACGCCCAGCCCCACGCCGCCGCCGGGGGCGGGGATCACGGGCCCGCTCAACCTCCTGCTGGTCGGGGTCGACACCCGGGTCAGCGTGCCCGGCTGGGAGCCGCACGGCGACGCCGTACTGATCGCGCACGTGCCGAAGGGCCTGGACCGGGCGTACCTCTTCTCGCTTCCCCGCGACCTGCTGGTCGACATCCCGGCGTTCCCGCCGGCCCGGTACAAGGGCGGGCGGACCAAGCTCACCCACGCGATGAGCTACGGCAGCCGGGTGCCCGGCAAGCGGGGTCGGCCCAGCACCGCCCAGGGGTACGAACTGCTGCGCAGCACCGTCAGCGGGTACACGGGGCTGCGGTTCGACGCGGGCGCCGTCGTCACCTTCCAGGGCCTGCGGAAGCTGGTGGACGCCGTGGGCGGGGTCGACCTGTACGTCGACCAGCGGACCCCCTCCCTGCACCGGCGGCCGGACGGCCGGCACCGCGACCCGGCGCCGGGCGGGGGCGGCTACGTCGGGCCGCAGATGGTCTACGAGAAGGGTGAGCGGCAGCTCAGCGGCTGGCAGGCGCTGGACTACGCCCGCCAGCGCTACATCGCGGGCGGCGACTACGCCCGGCAGCGCCACCAGCAGCAGCTGATCCGGGCGCTGGTCCGGAAGATCCAGGCCGAGGAGCTGGCCCGGCAGCCGGAGCGGGTCGAGCAGGTGGTCGCCGCGCTCGGCGACACCCTGACGTACGCGGGCGGGCCCCGGATCGTCGACCTCGCGTACGCCCTCGGCGGGCTGCCGGCCGACCGGATGGTCCTCGTCGGGCTGCCCGGCGACTCGGTCGGCTCCGGCGGGGCGTACCGGGGCGAGCAGCTCGAACCGGTCGGCCGGGGGTTCCTCACGGCGCTGAAGGCGGGCCGGGTCGACAGGTACCTCGCCGGGCACCCGGAGCTGGTGGTCCGGAGGTAGCGGCCGATCAGCGGGGCTCGGGGCGCGGCGGCCGCTCGGTGCCGTACAGCCAGGCGTCGAAGAGGACGTCGAGCTGCCGGCCGGCGACCTGCTCGGCGAGGGCCACGAAGTCCGCCGTGGTGGCGTTGCCGTCGCGCCGGTCGGCCGCCCAGGTGCGCAGGATCTCGAAGAACGCCGCGTCCCCGACCGTGCCGCGCAGCGCGTGCACGGTCATCGCGCCGCGCTGGTACACCGACTGGCTGAACAGGTTCGCCGCCCCCGGCCTGCCCGGCGGGATCCGCCACACCTGGCTGCCCGAGCCGACGTACTCGCTGTCGAACGACTGCTGCGCGGTCCGCCCGCCGCGGTGCTCCTCCCAGAGCCACTCGGCGTACGTGGCCAGCCCCTCGTTGAGCCAGATGTCCTGCCACCTCGTCAGGGCCACGCTGTTGCCGAACCACTGGTGGGCCAGCTCGTGCGCGACCACCCCGGTGTTCTCGCCCCGGCGGAAGAAGTTGGCCGAGTAGACCGGGCGGCTCTGGGTCTCCAGCGCGTACCCGATGCCCGGCTCGGAGATCACCACCCCGCCGTACGCGTCGAACGGGTACGGCCCGAAGACGCCCTCCAGGTAGTCGGCCACCTCCACCGTACGGGCGATCGAGGCGTCGGCGGCCCCCTGCGGCAGCTTCGTGGTGACCGCGCTGAAGACCGGACGTCCCCGGTGCTCGCCCCGGGTCACCCGGAACTCCCCGATCGCGACCGTGCTCAGGTAGCTGGCCATCGGCGACCGCTCGGCCCACTTCCAGGTGGTCCAGCCGTCACTGGTGCTCCTCCCCACCGGCACGCCGTTGCTGATCGCGGTCAGTCCCTTCGGGACGGTGATCTCGAAGTCGTACGCGGCCTTGTCGGACGGGTGGTCGTTGACCGGGAACCAGGTGCTCGCCGACTCCGGCTGGCCGAGGGCGACCGCGCCGTCGGAGGTGTGCCGGAACCCGCCCTCGCCGAGGGCCTCGTTGCGCAGCGGGGCCGGCTCGCCGTCGTAGCTGATCTCGGCGGTGAAGCCGTTGCCGGAGGTCAGCCCGGCGGCGGGGATGATCATCAGCTCGTCGCCGGTGCGACTGTGCCGGGCCGGCGCGCCGTCCACGGTGACGTTGCGCACGGTCAGCCCGGCGAGGTCCAGGTTGAACGAGGACAGGTCCGTGGTGGCGGTCGCCTGCACGGTGGTGATGCCGGAGAGCCGGTCCCGCGCCGGGTCGTAGCGGACCTTCACGAGGTACCGGGTCACGTCGTACCCGCCGTTGCCGTACTCCGGGAAGTACTCGTCGCCCGCCCCCGCGGCCCCGGGCTTGAACTGCCGGGCCCGGGTCGGCTGGGGGCTCTCCCCCGTCAGCGGCTCGGTCGGCGCCGCCTCGCAGCCGGCCACCGCGAGCGCGGCGGCCAGCAGCAGACCGGTGCCGAGGCGCGCGCCCCGCAGGCTCAGCGTCATACCCGTCGTCCCTTCCCCGGCCCCGGGCGGTTCCGCCCGCGCCGGCCGGCGCCCCGTTCCGCCCGCGGCAGCCTACCGAGCCCGGACACGGGAGCACCACGCCGCCACCACCCGCGATCTTGCACTTCCGGCCCCGACAATCCTGGCAAACCACTCAGATCAGGGGCACAAACTGCAAGATCGCGAACAGCTGGCGCGTTACGGGAGGGCGGGGGGTGTGGGGGCGGCTAGCCAGGCGGTGAGCAGGGCGGCCAGGGGTCGGTTGGCGACGCGCTCGGCGAGGGTGGCGAAGTCGGCCGTGGTGGCGTTGCCGCCGCGCCGCTCGGCGGTCCAGGTGCGCAGGATCCGGAAGAAGACGTCGTCGCCGACGGTGCGGCGCAGGGCGTGCACGGCCAGCGCGCCCCGCTGGTAGACGGCCGTGCCGAACATGTCCGCCCGGCCCGGGTCCACGGCGGGCCGCGACCAGTCCGTCGCGGCGTAGCGCAGCTCGAAGCTGCGCTGCGCGGTGGGGCCGCCGTCGTGTTCGGCCCAGAGCCATTCCGCGTACGTCGCGAAGCCCTCGTTGAGCCAGATGTCGCTCCACCGGGCCAGCGAGACGCTGTCGCCGAACCACTGGTGCGCCAGCTCGTGCGCCACCACCTCCGGGTCGGGGCGGCCGGAGTGGAAGAAGCCCGGCCCGTACACCGGCCGGGACTGGGTCTCCAGCGCGTATCCCACGCGGTCGTCGGCGACGGCGATCCCGCCGTACGACTCGAACGGGTACGGCCCGAACCTCCCGGCCAGGAAGTCGACGATCTCGCCCGTGCGGGCCAGCGACCGGGCGGCCGGCCCGTCCGCGGGCAGGCTCGCCGCCACGGCCGTCACGATCGGCCGGCCGGCATGGGTGCCGGTGTCGACCCGGTAGTCGCCGATCACCAGGAAGCTCAGGTAGCTGGCCATCGGGGCCCGCTCGGCCCAGCGCCACGTCGTCCAGCCGTCGCCGCTCGTGCGGCCCAGCGGCACCCCGTTGCTCAGCGCGGCGAGCCCGTCGGGGACGGTCACCTCGACGTCGTAGGCGGCCTTGTCGGCGGGGTGGTCGTTGACGGGGAACCAGGTGGCCGCCGAGTCGGGCTGGCCGAGGGCGATCGCCCCGTCGGGGGTGGCGAGGAACCCGCCGCCGCCCAGTGTGCTCGCCGCGACGGGTTCGGGCACGCCGGCGTACTCGACGTCGACCGTGAACCGGGCACCCCGGGGCAGGCCCCGGGCCGGGGTGACGACCAGTTCGCGGCCGTCCCTGGCGTGCCGGGCGCGGTTGCCGTCAACGCGTACGGAGGAGACGGTCAGGCCGGCGAGGTCCAGGTTGAACCGGGACAGGCCCTCGGTCGCCGTGGCCGTGACCGTGGCGTGCCCGGCGAGCCGTTCGTCGGCCGGGTCGTAGCGCACCCGCAGGCGGTAGTCGGCAACGTCGTACCCGCCGTTGCCGTACCCCGGCACGTACGGGTCGCCCGCGTCGGCCGCCCCCGGCCGCAGCCCGGACCGGTCGTCGGTCCCGGTGCAGCCGGTGACCAGCAGCGCCACCGCCAGCAGGGCGCCGCCCCACCGCCCGCGACCGCCGTTCATCCGCCGAGCCTAGAACGCGGTGCGCGGGCGCGGACCGGAATCCACGCCCGCGCGCCGATCGGCACCGGCCTGGCCGGTCAGGGGTCGAGGACCAGCCCGACCTTCTGGAACTCCTTGAGGTCGCGGTAGCCGCACTTGGCCATGGCCCGGCGCAGGCCGCCGAACAGGTTGAGCTGGCCGTCCGGCTCGTCGGCCGGGCCGAAGAGCAGCTGCTCCATCGAGCCGAGCGGCTCGCCGGCCGTCTCGAACGCCCCGCGCGGCAGCGACGGGTGGCTGGCCGCCGAGTGCCACCACGCGCCGCCGGCCGGGGCCTCCTCGCACAGCGACAGCGGCTCGCCGAGCATCACCGCGTCCGCCCCGCAGCCGAGCGCCTTGGCGATGTCCCCGGAGGTCTTGATGTCGCCGTCGGCGATCAGGTGCACGTACCGGCCGCCGGTCTCGTCGAGGTAGTCCCGGCGGGCGGCGGCGGCGTCCGCGATGGCGGTGGCCATCGGCACCCGGATGCCGAGCACCGAGTCGGTGGTCGACCAGTCGTCGCCGCCGATGCCGACGATCACGCCGGCCGCGCCGGTGCGCATGAGGTGCAGCGCCGTCTTGTAGTCGGTGCAGCCGCCGACGATCACCGGCAGGTCGAGGTCGGCGATGAACTCCTTGAGGTTCAGCGGCTCCTCGGTGGTGGAGACGTGCTCGGCCGAGACGATGGTGCCCTGGATGACCAGGATGTCCACGCCGGCGTCGAGGATGACCGGGGCCAGCGTCAGGGTGTGCTGCGGGGAGACCCGGACGGCCACCGTCCCGCCGCCGGACCGCAGCTCGCGGACCCGCTCGGCGATCAGGTCCGGGCGGATCGGCTCGGCGTACACCTCCTGGAGGCGCCGGGTGGCGCGGGCCTCCTCGCCGAGGGCTGCCAGCTCCTCCAGCACCTTGGTCGGGTTCTCGTACCGCGTCCACAGACCCTCGACGTTGAGCACGCCGAGGCCGCCCAGCTCGCCGAGCCGGATCGCCGACTGCGGGCTCATCGTGGCGTCGGACGGGTGCCCCACGCACGGGATGCCGAACGGGTACGCGTCCAGCTGCCAGGCGGTGGAGACGTCGTCGACGTCCCGGGTGCGGCGGCTCGGCACGATGGCGATGTCGTCCAGGTGGTAGCCGCGCTGCGCGGTCTTGCCCAGCCCGATCTCGACCACGTCACGCATGGGGGACTCCAGTTGTCTTGGTGGGGGACGGTCAGCGGGAGTGGTAGTTGGGCGCCTCGACGGTCATCTGGATGTCGTGCGGGTGGCTCTCCTTGAGCCCGGCCGCGGTGATCCGGATGAGCTGACCACGGCGGTGCAGCTCGGGGATGCTCTCCGCGCCGACGTACCCCATCGCGGCGCGCAGCCCGCCGATGAGCTGGTGGGCGACCTGGGCGAGCGGGCCCCGGTAGGGCACCTGGCCCTCGACGCCCTCCGGGACCAGCTTGTCCTCGGCGAGCACGTCCTGCTGGAAGTAGCGGTCCTTCGAGTACGACTTGGCCTGACCCCGGGACTGCATCGCGCCGAGCGAGCCCATGCCCCGGTACGCCTTGTACTGCTTGCCGTTGATGAAGATCAGCTCGCCGGGGCTCTCCTCGCAGCCGGCGAGCAGGCTGCCCAGCATCACGGTGTCGGCGCCGGCCACGAGGGCCTTGGCGATGTCGCCCGAGTACTGGATGCCGCCGTCGCCGATCACCGGGACGCCGGCCGGCCCGGCGGCCCGCGCCGCCTCCATGATCGCGGTGATCTGCGGCACGCCGACCCCGGCGACTATCCGGGTGGTGCAGATCGCGCCCGGGCCCACCCCGACCTTGACCCCGTCGGCACCGGCATCGACCAGGGCCCTCGCCCCGGCGTACGTGGCCACGTTGCCGCCGACGATGTCGATGACCGTGTCCTTCTTCAGCCGGGCGACCATCTCCAGCACGGCCCGCTGGTGGCCGTGCGCCGTGTCCACGATCAGCACGTCCACGCCCGCGTCGACCAGGGTGCGGGCCCGCTTGTACGAGTCCTCGCCCACGCCGACCGCGGCGGCCACCCGGAGCCGGCCGGCGGAATCCTTCGTGGCGTTCGGGTACTGCTCGCTCTTGGTGAAGTCCTTGACCGTGATCAGCCCGCGCAGCTTGCCCGAGCCGTCGACGATCGGCAGCTTCTCGACCTTGTGCCGGCGCAGCAGCTCCAGCGCCTCGTCCTTGCTCACCCCGACGGGCGCGGTGACCAGCGGCGTCGGGGTCATGATCTCGCGGACCCGGGTGGCCGGCTCGGAGACGAAGCGCATGTCGCGGTTGGTGACGATGCCGACCAGCTGGCCCTCGCCGTCGACCACGGGCACGCCGGAGATCCGGTAGCGGCCGCAGAGGGCGTCGACCTCGCGCAGCGTGTCGTCCGGGCTGGCGGTCACCGGGTTGGTGATCATGCCGGACTCGGAGCGCTTGACCAGGTCGACCTGAAGCGCCTGGTCCTCCACCGAGAGGTTGCGGTGCAGCACCCCGATGCCGCCCTGGCGGGCCATGGCGATCGCCATCCGCGCCTCGGTGACCGTGTCCATCGCGCTGGACAGCAGCGGCACGTTCAGCTCGATGTTGCGGGTCAGCCGGGTGCGGGTGTTGACCCGGCTGGGCACGACGTCCGACTCGGCGGGCTGGAGCAGCACGTCGTCGAAGGTCAGGCCGAGCGGGACCACCCGGGCCGAGCCGGCGGGCAGCTCCGGCAGCTGGCCGCCCAGCCCGCCGTGGTCGGCGGCGGTGGGAAGCCCCGTGCCACCCTCGGCGCCTACCGGAACTGCGGTGCTGGGCGAATTCTCCACGTTTGCTCTCCTGAGCTGTCTTCGGCGGGCTTCGAGCGGGATGGCGCGCGTGGGCACCGGGCACGCGGCGTGACGACGGGCCCGGTGCAATCGTACCCATCAGGCCCGGCCACCCTCGCCGTGCCGCCCCGCCGGACGACGCAGCGTGACGACGGTCGCGGTCCGCGCCCCGCCGTGGGTGACCGGCGGGACGGGGGCGGACGGGGCGGCGGCGCGGGGTCTACGGTGAGGGGGTGCACGACGAGCCCATCGACCCGTTTAACGGCGACCCGGCCGATCCGGCGGCGGAGCTGCACGATCCAGACGACGACGACCCGGTCGACCCGCTGACCGAGGTCGAGCGGCAGGACGTGCTCGAGGACCTGGCCGACCTGGAGATCTACCAGGCCCTGCTGGCGCCCATCGGGGTGCGCGGCCTGGTGATCGAGTGCGAGGACTGCCGGGAGCCGCACTACTTCGACTGGGACCTGCTCCGGGGCAACCTGCGCCACCTGCTCAGCTCCGGCCGGCCGCGGGTGCACGAGCCGGCCTACGACCCCGATCCGGACCACTACGTCACCTGGGACTACGCCCGCGGCTACGCCGACGGGGTGCACGACACCCTGACCGAGGGCACCGAGGACGACTCCGACCGGGCCACCTGACGCCCCACGTCGGCCGCCCGCGCCAGGCCGTGGTCGACTCCATGTCGGCGACACGGGGGTGTCCGAGCGGCCGCGTCACGCCCATGTCGGCGACACGGAGTGGATCTGGCCGAGCCGTCAGGCCACCAGGCCGGCGCGGAAGCCCGCGGCGACGGCGTGCGCGCGATCCCGGGCGCCGAGCTTGCGGAACAGCCGGCGGGCGTGCGTCTTGACGGTGTCCTCCGAGACGAACAGCTCCCGGCCGATCTCGGCGTTGCTCTTGCCCTCGGCCATGCCGAGCAGCACCTGTAGTTCCCGCTCGGTGAGGCCGATCGGGCTGCGACCGCCCCGGCCCCCGCCCGGTCGGGCCTCCTCGGGCATCTCGCCGGGCTCGCCGCCGCCCGCGTCCGGCTCGTCGTCGCCGCGCTGCACGGGCACCACGGCCGGGGCGGCGCCCGGCCCGTCCTGCGTACCGGACCAGGCCGGCGCGGGCTCGTCCGGGGCG is part of the Micromonospora olivasterospora genome and encodes:
- the guaB gene encoding IMP dehydrogenase; amino-acid sequence: MENSPSTAVPVGAEGGTGLPTAADHGGLGGQLPELPAGSARVVPLGLTFDDVLLQPAESDVVPSRVNTRTRLTRNIELNVPLLSSAMDTVTEARMAIAMARQGGIGVLHRNLSVEDQALQVDLVKRSESGMITNPVTASPDDTLREVDALCGRYRISGVPVVDGEGQLVGIVTNRDMRFVSEPATRVREIMTPTPLVTAPVGVSKDEALELLRRHKVEKLPIVDGSGKLRGLITVKDFTKSEQYPNATKDSAGRLRVAAAVGVGEDSYKRARTLVDAGVDVLIVDTAHGHQRAVLEMVARLKKDTVIDIVGGNVATYAGARALVDAGADGVKVGVGPGAICTTRIVAGVGVPQITAIMEAARAAGPAGVPVIGDGGIQYSGDIAKALVAGADTVMLGSLLAGCEESPGELIFINGKQYKAYRGMGSLGAMQSRGQAKSYSKDRYFQQDVLAEDKLVPEGVEGQVPYRGPLAQVAHQLIGGLRAAMGYVGAESIPELHRRGQLIRITAAGLKESHPHDIQMTVEAPNYHSR
- a CDS encoding PspC domain-containing protein; its protein translation is MTSTNSHQAPYKQLRRPTTDRMVAGVASGLGRYFGVDPTLVRVVFAVATLVTGGIAALAYPIMWFLMPEEPACAPAWPHPADPATRPTAYAPQPDYPPAPPTSGPVPPTAG
- the guaA gene encoding glutamine-hydrolyzing GMP synthase codes for the protein MSTPRPVLVVDFGAQYAQLIARRVREAKVYSEIVPHSMPVAEMLAKNPAAIILSGGPASVYAPGAPQIDAGVFTADVPVFGICYGFQAMAQALGGTVARTGNREYGGTPLRPRADAGVLLRELPDDLPVWMSHGDCVTEAPAGFTVTAESAGAPVAAFEDLAGRRAGVQFHPEVGHTAHGQEMLTRFLYDIAGIEPTWTPENIIEEQVARVREQVGDKEVICGLSGGVDSAVAAALVHRAVGDQLTCVFVDHGLLRAGEAEQVEKDYVAATGIKLKVVDAQERFLGALAGVTDPEQKRKIIGREFIRVFEAAAREIAAHGDVEFLVQGTLYPDVVESGGGTGTANIKSHHNVGGLPEDLRFALVEPLRTLFKDEVRALGLQLGLPEAMVWRHPFPGPGLAIRIIGAVDRERLDVLRKADLIAREELSAAGLDRGVWQFPVVLLADVRSVGVQGDGRTYGHPVVLRPVSSEDAMTADWSRLPYDVVARISTRITNEVAEVNRVVLDVTSKPPGTIEWE
- a CDS encoding M1 family metallopeptidase, with the translated sequence MNGGRGRWGGALLAVALLVTGCTGTDDRSGLRPGAADAGDPYVPGYGNGGYDVADYRLRVRYDPADERLAGHATVTATATEGLSRFNLDLAGLTVSSVRVDGNRARHARDGRELVVTPARGLPRGARFTVDVEYAGVPEPVAASTLGGGGFLATPDGAIALGQPDSAATWFPVNDHPADKAAYDVEVTVPDGLAALSNGVPLGRTSGDGWTTWRWAERAPMASYLSFLVIGDYRVDTGTHAGRPIVTAVAASLPADGPAARSLARTGEIVDFLAGRFGPYPFESYGGIAVADDRVGYALETQSRPVYGPGFFHSGRPDPEVVAHELAHQWFGDSVSLARWSDIWLNEGFATYAEWLWAEHDGGPTAQRSFELRYAATDWSRPAVDPGRADMFGTAVYQRGALAVHALRRTVGDDVFFRILRTWTAERRGGNATTADFATLAERVANRPLAALLTAWLAAPTPPALP
- a CDS encoding LCP family protein; protein product: MVRRTGPRRRWRLVLAVLAAVALVTGGATVAARLVADHEPRPGATPVTAAPTPSAAEPSPTPSPTPPPGAGITGPLNLLLVGVDTRVSVPGWEPHGDAVLIAHVPKGLDRAYLFSLPRDLLVDIPAFPPARYKGGRTKLTHAMSYGSRVPGKRGRPSTAQGYELLRSTVSGYTGLRFDAGAVVTFQGLRKLVDAVGGVDLYVDQRTPSLHRRPDGRHRDPAPGGGGYVGPQMVYEKGERQLSGWQALDYARQRYIAGGDYARQRHQQQLIRALVRKIQAEELARQPERVEQVVAALGDTLTYAGGPRIVDLAYALGGLPADRMVLVGLPGDSVGSGGAYRGEQLEPVGRGFLTALKAGRVDRYLAGHPELVVRR
- a CDS encoding GuaB3 family IMP dehydrogenase-related protein, translated to MRDVVEIGLGKTAQRGYHLDDIAIVPSRRTRDVDDVSTAWQLDAYPFGIPCVGHPSDATMSPQSAIRLGELGGLGVLNVEGLWTRYENPTKVLEELAALGEEARATRRLQEVYAEPIRPDLIAERVRELRSGGGTVAVRVSPQHTLTLAPVILDAGVDILVIQGTIVSAEHVSTTEEPLNLKEFIADLDLPVIVGGCTDYKTALHLMRTGAAGVIVGIGGDDWSTTDSVLGIRVPMATAIADAAAARRDYLDETGGRYVHLIADGDIKTSGDIAKALGCGADAVMLGEPLSLCEEAPAGGAWWHSAASHPSLPRGAFETAGEPLGSMEQLLFGPADEPDGQLNLFGGLRRAMAKCGYRDLKEFQKVGLVLDP
- a CDS encoding M1 family metallopeptidase, with translation MTLSLRGARLGTGLLLAAALAVAGCEAAPTEPLTGESPQPTRARQFKPGAAGAGDEYFPEYGNGGYDVTRYLVKVRYDPARDRLSGITTVQATATTDLSSFNLDLAGLTVRNVTVDGAPARHSRTGDELMIIPAAGLTSGNGFTAEISYDGEPAPLRNEALGEGGFRHTSDGAVALGQPESASTWFPVNDHPSDKAAYDFEITVPKGLTAISNGVPVGRSTSDGWTTWKWAERSPMASYLSTVAIGEFRVTRGEHRGRPVFSAVTTKLPQGAADASIARTVEVADYLEGVFGPYPFDAYGGVVISEPGIGYALETQSRPVYSANFFRRGENTGVVAHELAHQWFGNSVALTRWQDIWLNEGLATYAEWLWEEHRGGRTAQQSFDSEYVGSGSQVWRIPPGRPGAANLFSQSVYQRGAMTVHALRGTVGDAAFFEILRTWAADRRDGNATTADFVALAEQVAGRQLDVLFDAWLYGTERPPRPEPR
- a CDS encoding DUF5319 domain-containing protein, with the protein product MHDEPIDPFNGDPADPAAELHDPDDDDPVDPLTEVERQDVLEDLADLEIYQALLAPIGVRGLVIECEDCREPHYFDWDLLRGNLRHLLSSGRPRVHEPAYDPDPDHYVTWDYARGYADGVHDTLTEGTEDDSDRAT